A window of the Candidatus Jettenia caeni genome harbors these coding sequences:
- a CDS encoding putative peptidase: protein MALTFGKLREVITRQGLTWQTGIDRRDDEVIQFRGLGGDPKGLSKPEAVSPINFHKVLDVGTNPLLALRRLERGFISREAIEKQFRKQELFRLGFGEILEPTDRAIPPGAGAATSVDWRNRWGANWITSIRDQNGCNACWAFAGVALVEAMVRIEDAIWTRLSEGDVHRGIGAQCADYGNIGNVSNFFVNNGFADPGCFPWTTNNPPYTPTQDRNGRTVRGPAFQWTGTVQQAKDWIDTVGPLITWLEVWNDFFGYSTGVYRRSTDPSNTQAGSHFMLVIGYSDALQAWLCKNSWGQGWGMNGYCWIAYGDSGIDSYAKAGVRNVNSDPWSKRRLHNGNLYESGNGSLNRNLEVMGANGSRILHRWREGGPPWTWGTAGSFATDAAICPTLTGTTFNRNMEVIYLTTSKRLHHWWGPGGGTGPWNDGGVFGPNDCLGVPGFIQGDYNAPGNFEIVVLVSGGQLQHLWRDGAGWHLGPRFGNNLAYSGATLVQSTFGSPHGSLELVAVSNNRTMQHFWRNEMNMIWNAGAIFGSGITSPPVIIQGQYGIYDETGPHGNFELCVAAGERVQHWWRWNSGDKQWRHSATFGHDVLAVAGLCESQWGMNLEVIVLRTDNQLQHYWRDRSGWYEGPIIGQA, encoded by the coding sequence ATGGCTTTAACATTTGGTAAATTACGTGAAGTTATTACTCGGCAAGGATTAACATGGCAGACTGGTATTGATCGTAGGGATGATGAAGTAATCCAGTTCCGTGGTTTAGGCGGTGACCCAAAGGGGTTATCGAAACCTGAGGCTGTTAGTCCAATTAATTTTCACAAAGTTTTGGATGTCGGTACGAATCCGCTTCTGGCACTTCGCCGTCTTGAGCGTGGATTCATATCTCGTGAGGCAATTGAAAAACAGTTCCGAAAGCAGGAATTATTCCGACTTGGATTTGGAGAAATCCTCGAACCAACCGATAGGGCAATACCCCCTGGAGCCGGAGCCGCAACTTCTGTTGACTGGCGCAACCGTTGGGGTGCAAACTGGATTACAAGTATTCGTGATCAGAATGGTTGTAACGCATGTTGGGCATTTGCTGGTGTGGCATTGGTCGAAGCAATGGTCCGAATTGAAGATGCCATATGGACACGGCTTTCTGAAGGTGATGTTCACCGGGGTATTGGTGCTCAGTGTGCTGACTACGGTAATATAGGAAACGTTTCAAATTTTTTTGTAAATAACGGATTTGCCGATCCGGGTTGCTTCCCGTGGACTACGAATAACCCTCCGTATACACCGACTCAGGACCGCAATGGCAGGACTGTGCGAGGCCCGGCATTTCAGTGGACCGGCACTGTCCAGCAGGCGAAAGATTGGATCGATACGGTTGGACCGTTGATAACCTGGCTTGAGGTGTGGAACGATTTCTTTGGATATTCCACCGGCGTTTATCGCCGCAGTACGGATCCATCGAATACCCAAGCTGGTTCGCACTTTATGCTCGTTATTGGTTACAGTGATGCTCTCCAGGCATGGCTATGCAAAAATTCATGGGGCCAGGGATGGGGGATGAACGGTTATTGTTGGATTGCCTATGGAGATTCCGGAATAGACTCTTATGCTAAGGCGGGAGTTAGAAATGTTAATTCGGATCCCTGGAGTAAGCGTCGCCTTCACAACGGTAATCTGTACGAAAGTGGAAATGGCTCATTGAACCGTAACCTTGAGGTGATGGGGGCAAATGGTAGCCGGATACTTCACCGATGGAGAGAAGGAGGCCCTCCCTGGACATGGGGTACTGCCGGGAGTTTTGCGACCGATGCGGCTATTTGTCCTACGCTAACCGGAACAACTTTTAACCGCAACATGGAGGTTATTTATCTAACTACATCGAAACGTCTTCACCACTGGTGGGGGCCTGGTGGCGGAACCGGGCCATGGAACGATGGTGGTGTGTTTGGTCCGAATGATTGTCTGGGAGTACCAGGCTTTATCCAGGGTGATTACAATGCACCCGGTAATTTTGAGATTGTGGTACTGGTCAGCGGCGGACAGCTCCAGCACCTCTGGCGGGATGGGGCAGGTTGGCATCTTGGTCCCCGGTTTGGGAACAACCTGGCATACTCCGGTGCGACACTGGTTCAAAGTACATTTGGCTCTCCCCATGGTAGCCTTGAATTAGTCGCCGTTTCCAATAATAGAACAATGCAGCATTTTTGGCGTAATGAGATGAATATGATCTGGAATGCAGGAGCTATATTTGGTTCAGGCATAACAAGCCCGCCAGTGATAATTCAAGGACAATACGGGATATACGATGAAACTGGTCCGCACGGGAACTTTGAGTTGTGTGTGGCTGCCGGTGAGCGGGTTCAGCACTGGTGGCGCTGGAACTCCGGTGATAAACAGTGGCGGCATAGCGCGACATTTGGTCATGACGTGCTGGCCGTCGCCGGCCTGTGTGAGAGTCAGTGGGGTATGAACCTCGAAGTCATCGTCCTTCGCACTGATAATCAACTACAACACTACTGGCGTGACCGTAGTGGATGGTATGAGGGACCAATTATAGGCCAGGCATGA
- a CDS encoding CMP/dCMP deaminase — MRRQVGALLVIDKHILTTGYNGAPSGIQHCLDIGCLREQLKVPPGERHELCRGLHAEMNALLQAANYGIKISGATLYSTTHPCSLCAKMLVNVGIKRIVTLTDYPDALAKEILSMANIKVEIVTLDNPPKE; from the coding sequence TTGCGGAGACAGGTAGGCGCCCTTCTGGTTATCGATAAACATATCCTGACGACAGGCTATAACGGCGCGCCAAGCGGAATCCAGCATTGTCTGGACATTGGCTGTTTACGGGAACAACTCAAGGTGCCGCCAGGGGAAAGACATGAGCTGTGCCGTGGTCTTCATGCCGAGATGAATGCCCTGCTTCAGGCGGCAAATTATGGTATAAAGATTTCCGGAGCGACTCTCTACAGCACAACCCATCCATGCTCTCTCTGTGCAAAAATGCTCGTTAATGTAGGAATCAAACGTATTGTTACCCTTACCGATTATCCTGATGCCCTTGCCAAAGAGATACTTTCAATGGCAAATATTAAAGTAGAGATTGTAACATTAGACAACCCTCCTAAGGAATAG
- a CDS encoding tRNA modification GTPase TrmE produces the protein MFPETQDTIVAASTPSGRSLCAIIKISGPEAIQCIKDIFIPTPQINFEHIPTYTSLCGHIRFPAEHVTIPVVLYIMKQPYSYTKEDVVEIHTPGSPVIVEMLLCFILSNGIHTKKSIRLSQPGEFTKRAFLHGRIDLAQAEGVLHIIRAQTDRELNRAVAQLGGDVSKKIKHIQNDIVSLCSYIEAAIDFSDQDIELISTAEIRNRIEILEKNMLQFLTQPETMKVTSEGIDTVLYGNPNVGKSSLINALLGRKRSIVCEIPGTTRDVITSTLEIEGICFKLIDTAGIDNTEDVIMSGAMEMAQASLKRAQIVVLVFDGSIDISKQVKEMELEDLTGNVIVIINKCDLQKNKQITEIPGMLKKYPLVHTSALTGEGLERLKELLTESVLGGRINLSGDSACFTVRQREAIQRSLQSIHRAMESAENNESHEFIALSLHEAIDTLGEIAGEVTTEDILDKVFSEFCIGK, from the coding sequence ATGTTCCCCGAAACTCAAGATACCATCGTGGCAGCTTCCACACCATCGGGGAGGTCTCTTTGCGCAATCATAAAGATCAGCGGTCCTGAAGCCATTCAGTGTATTAAAGATATTTTTATACCTACCCCTCAGATTAATTTTGAACATATCCCCACCTACACCTCACTATGCGGGCATATTCGTTTTCCGGCTGAACATGTTACTATTCCTGTAGTTTTATATATCATGAAACAACCCTATTCTTATACAAAAGAGGATGTCGTGGAAATTCATACCCCCGGTTCTCCGGTAATCGTCGAAATGCTCTTGTGTTTCATCTTATCAAACGGGATTCATACAAAAAAAAGTATTCGTCTTTCGCAGCCTGGCGAATTTACCAAACGCGCTTTCTTGCACGGAAGGATAGATCTTGCCCAGGCAGAAGGTGTGCTTCACATAATCCGTGCACAAACGGACCGTGAACTAAACCGGGCGGTTGCACAACTGGGAGGAGACGTATCGAAGAAGATTAAACACATTCAAAATGATATAGTTTCCCTCTGTTCCTATATAGAAGCTGCAATTGACTTTTCTGATCAGGATATCGAATTAATATCTACGGCAGAAATACGGAACAGGATAGAAATACTTGAAAAAAACATGTTACAGTTTCTGACTCAACCGGAAACTATGAAAGTTACATCAGAAGGAATTGATACCGTCTTATATGGTAATCCTAATGTTGGTAAATCGAGCCTGATCAACGCTTTACTAGGCAGAAAAAGGTCTATAGTTTGTGAAATACCCGGAACAACACGGGACGTTATTACCAGTACTTTAGAAATTGAGGGTATTTGTTTCAAATTAATAGATACGGCGGGAATAGATAATACGGAAGACGTTATTATGTCCGGAGCAATGGAAATGGCACAGGCCAGTCTGAAAAGGGCACAGATTGTCGTTTTAGTCTTCGATGGCAGTATTGATATAAGCAAACAGGTAAAGGAAATGGAATTAGAAGACCTGACCGGCAATGTAATTGTGATTATAAATAAATGCGATCTGCAAAAAAATAAACAGATTACCGAGATACCGGGTATGTTAAAAAAGTACCCCCTGGTACATACTTCTGCTTTAACCGGGGAAGGCCTGGAAAGGCTTAAGGAACTATTAACAGAAAGTGTTTTGGGGGGAAGAATCAATCTGTCTGGCGACTCCGCATGCTTTACCGTGCGTCAAAGAGAAGCGATACAGCGCTCCCTTCAATCAATACATCGGGCTATGGAATCAGCAGAAAATAATGAAAGCCATGAGTTTATAGCATTAAGCTTGCACGAGGCAATAGATACCCTTGGCGAGATCGCCGGGGAGGTTACAACAGAAGATATTTTGGATAAGGTGTTCTCTGAATTCTGTATTGGTAAATAA
- a CDS encoding peptidase, producing MDLNNLIISIPAILYALTIHEYFHGWAANRLGDPTARLQGRLTLNPLAHIDILGALCFVFAHFGWGKPVPINPYNFKNPRRDNMIVSFAGPASNFVSAFLFGVIFQLLRKMPFIPANMSALFYNLLISGIIMNLSLAFFNMIPLFPLDGSHIMESLLPYEMSQKYKQIERYSPFILLGLIILGNYGGISILGMIIGPPIQYFLRLFTGL from the coding sequence GTGGATCTTAATAACTTAATTATATCAATTCCCGCGATACTCTATGCACTAACGATTCATGAGTACTTTCATGGTTGGGCAGCTAACAGACTTGGCGACCCCACAGCAAGGCTACAAGGGAGGTTAACACTAAATCCATTAGCGCATATCGATATTCTCGGTGCGTTATGCTTTGTCTTCGCCCATTTTGGATGGGGCAAGCCTGTCCCTATTAACCCCTACAATTTTAAAAATCCCCGCCGGGATAATATGATCGTATCCTTTGCAGGACCTGCCTCTAATTTTGTTTCTGCATTTTTATTTGGCGTAATTTTTCAACTTTTAAGGAAAATGCCATTTATACCGGCGAATATGTCCGCCCTTTTTTATAATTTACTCATATCAGGAATTATTATGAACTTATCGCTGGCATTTTTTAATATGATTCCTTTATTCCCTTTAGATGGTTCCCATATTATGGAAAGTCTATTGCCTTATGAAATGTCTCAAAAATACAAACAAATCGAACGCTACAGTCCGTTTATCCTGTTGGGACTAATCATCCTGGGAAACTACGGGGGTATCTCGATTTTAGGCATGATAATTGGACCGCCTATCCAGTATTTTTTAAGATTATTTACGGGTTTATAA
- a CDS encoding 3-deoxy-D-manno-octulosonate 8-phosphate phosphatase, translated as MDFKSAVKNIKLVIIDVDGVLTDGSIYIDVNGYETKAFHVLDGTGISYLHRVGIKTAIISGRTSKAVIHRAKELSIEDVYQGFKNKLEAYKAIQEKYAFRDEEICYIGDDLIDLPIFYRVGLPVAVANASPIVKQQSLYVTKAKGGTGAVREVAEKIIKFQDKWHIIMERYQNPPG; from the coding sequence TTGGATTTTAAATCTGCAGTGAAGAATATAAAACTTGTCATTATTGACGTTGATGGTGTTTTAACGGACGGCAGTATTTACATCGATGTTAATGGATATGAGACCAAAGCATTCCATGTCCTTGATGGCACAGGTATCTCATACCTTCATCGCGTTGGCATTAAAACTGCCATTATTAGCGGAAGGACCAGTAAGGCTGTTATTCACAGGGCAAAAGAGTTAAGTATTGAAGATGTATATCAAGGTTTTAAAAACAAATTAGAAGCTTATAAGGCGATACAAGAGAAATATGCTTTCCGGGATGAGGAAATATGTTATATCGGTGATGACCTTATAGATCTCCCCATATTCTATCGTGTCGGACTTCCTGTTGCTGTTGCCAATGCTTCACCAATCGTTAAGCAGCAATCGCTTTATGTTACAAAGGCGAAAGGCGGTACCGGAGCGGTAAGAGAAGTGGCAGAGAAGATAATCAAATTCCAGGATAAATGGCATATAATCATGGAACGGTATCAGAATCCTCCTGGATAA